In a genomic window of Chryseobacterium sp. G0162:
- a CDS encoding phosphoribosylanthranilate isomerase, with the protein MNQQQATHYTSPALKVCGLTNLDQIQELIDINTDFLGFIFYEKSPRYVLNHLSIEDIAQINHQGKVGVFVNEKIETIVEIAEKGKLNLIQLHGDEDDSLITELRKQLNPDVKIIKVIRIGNNTAENKEKIAKIFNDNAATHNLQPINYYLFDTDSKAFGGTGQLFDWNLLNDFDILLPYFLSGGISEENIKNMEGLKQKPFALDINSKFEIAPGDKDVNRIKKFKTIIPKSPNRTI; encoded by the coding sequence ATGAACCAACAGCAAGCAACCCATTACACCTCTCCTGCCCTTAAAGTCTGTGGTCTGACAAATCTCGACCAGATACAGGAATTGATTGACATCAATACAGATTTCTTAGGCTTTATTTTTTACGAAAAATCGCCACGATATGTTCTGAATCATTTGAGCATTGAAGATATTGCACAGATTAATCATCAGGGAAAAGTTGGGGTTTTTGTCAATGAAAAAATTGAAACCATTGTTGAAATAGCTGAAAAAGGAAAGCTTAATTTGATTCAATTGCATGGTGATGAGGATGACAGCCTAATTACTGAACTAAGAAAACAACTGAACCCAGATGTTAAAATCATCAAAGTGATAAGAATCGGAAATAATACAGCTGAAAACAAAGAGAAAATAGCAAAGATCTTCAATGATAATGCGGCGACCCACAACCTACAACCTATCAACTACTACCTGTTTGATACAGACAGCAAGGCATTTGGAGGAACAGGTCAACTATTTGACTGGAATTTATTAAATGACTTTGATATTCTACTACCCTATTTCCTGAGTGGTGGTATTTCAGAAGAGAATATCAAGAATATGGAAGGATTAAAACAGAAGCCATTTGCCTTAGATATTAATTCAAAATTTGAGATAGCTCCGGGTGATAAGGATGTAAACAGGATTAAAAAATTTAAAACCATCATTCCAAAGAGTCCCAACAGGACGATTTAA
- a CDS encoding GNAT family N-acetyltransferase codes for MKYQIKQANEITDKEIEHILSLWDVSAWNTMKPAYFRTFFKDSEFHFLMDLHSEILAVLRLNFDFALEISGEQYPFAEVVGLVAAHQKKGYGAKLLKYFKENITQRKMETIGFCHTDLRPFYEKCSIEILYDKAKAIKEHTGSEWINSEDDDILIFNISQKEKEQLTTLSPQNNAYLITKE; via the coding sequence ATGAAATATCAGATTAAACAAGCCAACGAAATAACAGATAAAGAAATTGAACATATTCTGTCGCTCTGGGATGTTTCTGCATGGAACACGATGAAACCTGCCTATTTCCGCACCTTTTTTAAAGATTCGGAGTTTCATTTTCTGATGGATTTACATTCTGAAATTCTGGCCGTTCTCCGGCTTAATTTTGATTTTGCACTGGAAATCTCCGGGGAACAATACCCTTTCGCAGAAGTTGTAGGATTGGTTGCTGCCCATCAAAAAAAAGGATATGGAGCAAAGCTGTTAAAATATTTTAAAGAAAATATTACCCAAAGAAAGATGGAGACCATAGGTTTTTGCCATACTGACCTTCGTCCGTTTTATGAAAAATGCAGTATTGAAATCCTTTATGATAAAGCAAAAGCTATTAAGGAACATACAGGTTCGGAATGGATCAATTCGGAAGATGATGATATTTTAATATTTAATATCTCTCAAAAAGAAAAAGAACAGCTCACTACATTGAGCCCACAAAATAATGCTTATTTAATTACTAAAGAATAA
- the trpB gene encoding tryptophan synthase subunit beta — protein MNYKNPDEHGYYGEFGGAFIPEMLYPNVEELQKNYLEIIESEDFQNEYQDLLKNYVGRATPLYFAKNLSNKYNTQIYLKREDLNHTGAHKINNALGQVLLAKRLGKTRIIAETGAGQHGVATATACALLGLECIVYMGEIDIQRQAPNVARMKMLGAEVIAATSGSKTLKDAVNEALRDWINNPVTTHYVIGSVVGPHPFPDLVARFQSIISKEIKEQLKEKIGRENPDYVIACVGGGSNAAGTFYHFVDEKEVKIIAAEAGGHGVDSGKSAATTFLGTLGVLHGSKSLVMQTEDGQVIEPHSISAGLDYPGIGPFHANLFKEKRAEFFSINDDEALKCAFELTKLEGIIPALESSHALAVLDKKKFNEEDIVVICLSGRGDKDMETYLKNL, from the coding sequence ATGAATTATAAAAACCCTGATGAACATGGATATTATGGAGAATTTGGAGGAGCTTTTATCCCCGAAATGCTTTATCCGAATGTAGAAGAACTGCAAAAGAATTATCTTGAAATCATTGAGTCGGAAGATTTTCAGAATGAATACCAGGATTTGCTTAAAAATTATGTAGGCAGGGCAACTCCGTTGTATTTTGCTAAAAACTTAAGTAACAAATACAATACACAGATCTACTTAAAACGGGAAGATCTCAACCATACCGGAGCTCACAAGATTAATAATGCTTTAGGACAGGTTCTTCTGGCAAAACGCCTTGGAAAAACAAGGATTATTGCAGAAACCGGAGCCGGACAACATGGTGTAGCAACAGCAACAGCCTGTGCCTTGCTTGGTCTTGAGTGTATCGTATATATGGGAGAAATTGATATCCAAAGACAGGCGCCCAATGTAGCCAGAATGAAAATGCTGGGTGCAGAAGTTATAGCAGCCACTTCAGGATCAAAAACACTGAAAGATGCAGTCAATGAAGCTCTAAGAGATTGGATCAATAATCCTGTTACGACTCATTATGTGATTGGAAGTGTGGTAGGACCTCACCCTTTCCCGGATCTTGTAGCAAGATTTCAAAGCATCATTTCAAAAGAGATTAAGGAGCAACTTAAAGAAAAAATCGGGAGAGAAAATCCAGATTATGTGATTGCTTGTGTAGGTGGAGGAAGCAATGCTGCCGGAACATTTTACCATTTTGTAGATGAAAAAGAAGTAAAAATCATTGCTGCTGAAGCTGGAGGTCATGGAGTGGACTCTGGGAAATCCGCAGCTACGACCTTCTTAGGAACGCTGGGGGTACTTCATGGAAGCAAAAGCCTTGTAATGCAAACTGAAGATGGACAGGTCATTGAACCTCATTCAATTTCTGCGGGGCTTGATTATCCTGGAATCGGACCTTTTCACGCGAATTTATTCAAGGAAAAAAGAGCTGAGTTTTTCAGTATTAATGATGATGAAGCCTTGAAATGTGCTTTTGAACTAACCAAACTGGAAGGAATTATTCCTGCTCTTGAAAGTTCTCATGCTCTTGCAGTTTTGGACAAGAAAAAATTCAATGAAGAGGATATTGTCGTTATTTGCTTAAGTGGGCGCGGAGATAAGGATATGGAGACCTATCTTAAAAATTTGTAA
- the trpA gene encoding tryptophan synthase subunit alpha → MKKLNIYFTAGIPELEDTADIIQLIQDSGADMIEIGMPYSDPVADGPVIQKAHELALQNGMTIEKLFSQLKTIKDKIKVPVILMGYINPVLSFGFEKFCKECSESGVSGLILPDLPPIEFEKNYQHILKNYGLNFTFLVTPETSDERIQYLDSLSSGFLYAVSSSSTTGNENTVLKNENYLTRLSDLPLKNPVMIGFGIKSKEDFENVTEKADGGIIGTAFVNVLLQDKDWKKNAIDFIHSIKA, encoded by the coding sequence ATGAAAAAACTAAATATATACTTCACCGCAGGAATCCCAGAACTGGAAGATACTGCTGACATCATACAACTTATCCAGGACTCCGGAGCAGACATGATTGAGATCGGTATGCCCTATTCTGATCCCGTAGCCGATGGACCTGTGATTCAAAAAGCCCACGAACTGGCTTTACAAAACGGAATGACTATTGAGAAACTTTTTTCTCAATTAAAAACCATAAAAGATAAAATAAAAGTTCCCGTCATCTTAATGGGATACATCAATCCTGTACTGAGCTTTGGTTTTGAAAAGTTTTGTAAAGAATGCTCAGAAAGCGGAGTTTCAGGACTTATTCTTCCTGACCTCCCTCCTATTGAATTTGAGAAAAACTATCAGCATATTCTGAAAAACTACGGCCTTAATTTCACCTTTTTGGTTACCCCTGAAACGTCTGATGAAAGAATACAATATCTGGATTCATTAAGCTCAGGATTCTTATATGCAGTAAGCTCATCTTCCACTACAGGAAATGAAAACACTGTTCTAAAGAATGAAAATTATCTGACCCGATTATCGGATCTTCCTCTTAAGAATCCGGTAATGATCGGTTTCGGAATAAAATCAAAAGAAGATTTTGAAAATGTAACTGAAAAAGCAGATGGCGGAATCATTGGAACAGCCTTTGTGAATGTGTTGCTGCAGGATAAAGATTGGAAGAAGAATGCCATAGATTTTATCCATTCCATAAAAGCTTAA
- the lipB gene encoding lipoyl(octanoyl) transferase LipB: MNTNQNKAVEFEDLGIKEYQPAWDYQEQLMKSIIDTKIKNRDLPAEQHITTPNHLLFVEHPHVYTLGKSGHEENMLAGIDKLKEIEATYVKTNRGGDITYHGYGQIVGYPVLDLENFFTDIHLYMRNLEEVIIRTIAEYGLKGERSPGETGVWLDVGKPYARKMCAMGVKASRWVTLHGFALNVNTDMRYFEYIVPCGIKDKQVTSLKRELERELTPEEMEDVKAKIRKHFADVFQAELIYK, from the coding sequence ATGAATACAAATCAAAATAAAGCAGTAGAATTTGAAGATTTAGGTATTAAAGAATATCAGCCCGCCTGGGATTATCAGGAACAGCTGATGAAGAGTATTATTGATACCAAAATAAAGAACCGCGACCTGCCTGCAGAACAGCATATTACCACCCCGAACCACCTTCTTTTTGTAGAACACCCGCATGTGTATACATTGGGAAAAAGCGGACACGAAGAAAATATGCTGGCCGGAATTGATAAACTGAAGGAAATAGAAGCCACTTATGTAAAAACCAATCGTGGCGGAGACATCACCTATCATGGCTATGGTCAGATTGTGGGTTATCCTGTTCTGGATCTTGAAAATTTCTTTACAGATATTCATTTATATATGAGAAATCTTGAAGAGGTTATCATCAGAACGATTGCCGAATATGGATTGAAAGGAGAACGTTCTCCCGGAGAAACCGGTGTTTGGCTGGATGTTGGGAAACCTTATGCCAGAAAGATGTGTGCAATGGGCGTAAAAGCTTCCCGATGGGTAACTTTGCATGGCTTTGCTTTGAATGTGAATACAGATATGCGTTACTTTGAATACATTGTTCCATGCGGAATCAAGGATAAGCAGGTTACTTCTTTAAAAAGAGAACTGGAAAGAGAATTGACACCGGAAGAAATGGAAGATGTAAAAGCAAAAATCAGAAAGCATTTTGCGGATGTATTTCAAGCAGAACTGATTTATAAGTAG
- a CDS encoding protein-glutamine glutaminase, with protein MKKFLLSMMVFVSVLSINSCSDSNANQEAVNSQTKETAMKEFGRTVPVGIDKEGEKYKVSFILSAQPYEIKDTKENEAYISMISEAVKNESPVHIFLKANSNEIAKVESPTLEDIRFFKSALTKEEKAGNQVTRKLASVIPDLATLNSLFTQIKNQSCGTSTASSPCITFRYPVDGCYARAHKMRQILNNAGYECEKQFVYGNLRASTGTCCVSWVYHVAILVSFKNASGVVEKRIIDPSLNGTGPITDTAWRAACTNSTCGSTSVSSFTNTAGNVYYRSPSGSLLYDNNLVNTNCTLTAFSALSGCSAPVPSTAHCGF; from the coding sequence ATGAAAAAATTTTTGCTATCCATGATGGTATTTGTATCCGTACTGTCCATCAACTCCTGTTCAGATTCCAATGCGAATCAGGAAGCTGTGAATTCACAGACCAAAGAAACTGCGATGAAAGAGTTCGGAAGAACTGTTCCTGTAGGGATAGATAAAGAAGGGGAAAAATATAAGGTTTCCTTTATTCTTTCAGCCCAGCCTTATGAAATTAAAGATACTAAGGAGAATGAGGCTTATATTTCTATGATTAGCGAGGCTGTAAAAAATGAATCCCCGGTTCATATTTTCCTTAAGGCCAATTCCAATGAAATTGCGAAGGTAGAAAGTCCAACACTGGAAGATATTCGTTTCTTTAAATCTGCTTTAACAAAAGAAGAAAAAGCAGGAAATCAGGTAACCAGAAAATTAGCCAGTGTTATTCCTGATCTGGCCACTTTGAACAGCTTATTTACACAGATCAAAAATCAATCTTGTGGAACTTCTACAGCATCTTCTCCATGTATTACGTTCAGATATCCTGTAGACGGTTGCTATGCAAGAGCACACAAAATGAGACAGATCTTAAACAATGCCGGATATGAATGTGAAAAGCAATTCGTCTATGGAAACTTAAGAGCTTCTACCGGAACTTGTTGTGTATCATGGGTGTATCACGTGGCTATCCTTGTAAGCTTTAAAAATGCTTCCGGAGTGGTTGAAAAAAGAATTATTGACCCTTCTCTAAATGGAACAGGTCCTATCACGGATACTGCATGGAGAGCGGCATGCACCAACTCTACTTGTGGTTCTACTTCTGTTTCATCTTTTACTAACACAGCAGGAAATGTTTACTACAGAAGTCCATCAGGATCTTTATTATATGATAACAACCTGGTCAATACCAATTGTACATTAACAGCTTTTTCAGCCCTTTCAGGCTGTTCAGCTCCAGTACCTAGTACAGCACATTGCGGATTCTAA
- a CDS encoding SDR family oxidoreductase: MQRFKNKTAIITGGTNGMGLATAQKFLEEGGKVIITGRSEETVNNALKKLGENAFGIISNAGNMIDLLKLQEEVRKYTQQVDVIFANAGYGKFAPVESVNESHFDELFNVLVKGPFFTVQQLLPLMKTGSSVIFNTSVATEIAMNSFSVYSAAKSAVQSFIKTFAVELTERGIRVNGVSPGHIKTNIFNNTGLAPEQIDAAVQDIIPTIPFKRQGDPDEIASAVLFLASEDASYIHGAEIKVDAGISVIRA; this comes from the coding sequence ATGCAGAGATTTAAAAACAAAACAGCAATTATTACTGGTGGAACTAATGGGATGGGCTTAGCAACGGCTCAAAAATTCCTGGAAGAAGGTGGTAAAGTTATCATCACCGGGCGAAGTGAAGAAACGGTTAATAATGCTTTGAAGAAGTTAGGGGAAAATGCTTTCGGAATTATATCCAATGCAGGAAATATGATAGACTTGTTAAAATTACAGGAAGAGGTAAGAAAATATACTCAACAAGTAGATGTTATTTTTGCCAATGCAGGCTATGGAAAGTTTGCACCCGTTGAAAGTGTAAATGAAAGCCATTTTGATGAACTCTTTAATGTATTGGTAAAAGGACCCTTTTTCACAGTTCAGCAGTTGTTACCATTGATGAAAACAGGAAGTTCAGTTATTTTTAATACTTCTGTGGCTACAGAGATTGCTATGAATAGCTTTTCAGTATATTCTGCAGCAAAATCAGCCGTACAGTCGTTCATTAAAACATTTGCGGTAGAACTTACAGAACGTGGAATTCGTGTGAATGGAGTAAGCCCGGGGCATATCAAAACCAATATTTTTAACAATACAGGGTTGGCTCCTGAACAAATTGATGCTGCAGTTCAGGATATTATTCCTACCATCCCTTTCAAAAGACAGGGTGATCCTGATGAAATTGCCAGTGCAGTTCTGTTCCTTGCTTCAGAAGACGCATCTTATATTCATGGTGCAGAGATCAAGGTAGATGCCGGAATTTCTGTAATAAGGGCATAG
- a CDS encoding NAD(P)H-dependent oxidoreductase: MSLIENLNWRHAVKAYDPTKKVSNEDLNTILEAARLAPTSSGLQPFRIIVVENQELKDKMVAGALNPEVMRDSSHVLVFAAWDSYSNDKIDKVYDHHTDVRDLPRGRFGSYTDKIKEMYGAQTPEQHFAHTARQTYIALGIALAQAAELKIDSTPAEGFSNAVVDEVLGLKELGLKSVSLLYLGYRDEANDWLSSMKKVRIPMDEFIIKK; this comes from the coding sequence ATGTCATTAATAGAAAACTTAAACTGGAGACACGCCGTAAAAGCTTATGACCCGACTAAAAAAGTATCAAACGAAGATTTAAATACGATTCTTGAAGCAGCAAGACTGGCTCCTACTTCATCAGGGCTACAGCCTTTCCGTATTATCGTAGTAGAAAATCAGGAATTAAAAGATAAAATGGTTGCCGGTGCTTTAAACCCTGAAGTGATGAGAGATTCTTCTCATGTATTGGTTTTTGCTGCATGGGATAGCTATTCTAATGATAAAATCGACAAAGTATATGACCATCATACTGATGTAAGAGATCTTCCGAGAGGACGTTTTGGAAGCTATACAGATAAGATCAAAGAGATGTATGGAGCACAAACTCCTGAACAACATTTTGCTCACACAGCCCGCCAGACTTATATTGCTTTAGGAATTGCTCTTGCACAGGCTGCTGAACTTAAAATCGACAGTACTCCGGCAGAAGGATTCAGTAATGCAGTAGTAGATGAAGTATTGGGATTAAAAGAATTAGGCTTGAAAAGTGTAAGCCTTTTATATCTTGGATACCGTGACGAAGCCAATGACTGGCTGTCTTCTATGAAAAAAGTCCGTATTCCAATGGATGAATTTATCATTAAAAAGTAA
- a CDS encoding MarR family winged helix-turn-helix transcriptional regulator, which translates to MEHSNTPKLENQICFPLYVIAKEITGLYRPFLDELDITYPQYLVMMVLWNGDGLTVSHIGEKLFLDSGTLTPLLKRLEAKGFITRKRKKEDERVVEVFLDEAGKQLQKKACEIPGKIQEKIGIQPEELLELKETVLKILNKIEK; encoded by the coding sequence ATGGAACATTCAAATACACCCAAATTAGAAAACCAGATCTGTTTCCCGTTATATGTAATTGCTAAGGAAATCACAGGATTGTACCGACCTTTTCTTGATGAGCTGGACATCACTTACCCGCAATACCTGGTCATGATGGTATTATGGAATGGTGACGGACTTACGGTAAGCCATATCGGAGAAAAACTGTTTCTGGACAGCGGAACATTAACTCCACTTCTCAAAAGGCTGGAAGCAAAAGGGTTTATTACAAGAAAACGAAAAAAAGAAGACGAAAGAGTTGTTGAAGTATTTTTAGATGAAGCCGGAAAACAGCTTCAGAAAAAGGCCTGCGAAATTCCGGGTAAGATCCAGGAAAAAATCGGGATACAGCCTGAAGAACTGTTGGAGCTTAAAGAAACAGTTTTAAAAATATTAAACAAAATCGAAAAATAA
- a CDS encoding organic hydroperoxide resistance protein, translated as MKTLYTTKVTATGGRNGHVKSENGVLDLEVKMPKALGGANDDFSNPEMLFAAGYSACFDSALNRVISLGKVTTGETTVTAQVSIGQIENGGFGLAVELDVNIPGVSIEEAQSLTEKAHQICPYSNATRNNIEVKLSVTNND; from the coding sequence ATGAAAACGTTATATACAACAAAAGTTACTGCTACAGGTGGAAGAAATGGCCATGTAAAAAGTGAAAACGGAGTCTTGGATCTTGAAGTAAAAATGCCAAAAGCACTAGGAGGAGCCAATGATGACTTCTCTAATCCTGAAATGCTTTTCGCAGCGGGATATTCTGCTTGCTTCGACAGTGCTTTGAACAGAGTAATCAGCTTAGGTAAAGTAACAACTGGTGAAACAACTGTGACTGCTCAGGTAAGCATCGGTCAGATTGAAAACGGAGGTTTCGGATTGGCTGTGGAACTGGATGTAAACATTCCGGGAGTTTCTATCGAAGAAGCTCAGTCTTTAACAGAGAAAGCTCACCAGATCTGCCCTTATTCTAATGCAACAAGAAACAATATTGAGGTTAAGCTTTCTGTAACCAACAATGATTAA